A region from the Clavibacter sp. A6099 genome encodes:
- a CDS encoding ABC transporter permease, translating to MRRGRAVRASGSRRPALLRAVGARIGGAVLVLWAVATVTFLAVRLIPGDPAQAILGGPGSQAPPEAVSAVRAEYGLDQPLLVQYLAQLGRLAQGDLGRSYALREDVVAVLARQLPGTLLLAVLALAVAWILALGLALVSSGAGRVAGAIGAGVEIVAASLPHFWIGVVLILVFSTGLGWLPAVSGSSPAGLVLPVLTLAIPLAGFLGQIMREALLDALDSPFALAARARGESEAGVRLRHALRHAASPGIALSGWAFGFLISGAVVVEQIFARPGLGRTALSAVTSRDVPVIVGVVLVVAVVYIVLTAVTDLLARIVDPRLVDARPGDVPAGSSAPVLAGAPGAPVADADPRTSDVRASDVPSATR from the coding sequence GTGAGGCGCGGCCGCGCCGTCCGCGCGTCCGGCTCCCGTCGACCCGCGCTCCTCCGCGCCGTCGGGGCCAGGATCGGCGGCGCGGTCCTCGTGCTCTGGGCGGTCGCGACCGTGACGTTCCTCGCCGTGCGGCTGATCCCGGGCGACCCGGCGCAGGCGATCCTCGGCGGCCCCGGCTCCCAGGCGCCGCCCGAGGCCGTCTCCGCCGTGCGCGCCGAGTACGGGCTCGACCAGCCGCTCCTCGTGCAGTACCTCGCGCAGCTCGGCCGGCTCGCGCAGGGCGACCTCGGCCGGTCGTACGCGCTCCGCGAGGACGTCGTCGCGGTGCTCGCGCGGCAGCTGCCCGGCACGCTGCTGCTGGCCGTGCTCGCGCTCGCCGTGGCGTGGATCCTCGCGCTCGGCCTCGCCCTCGTCTCGTCGGGCGCTGGTCGGGTCGCCGGGGCGATCGGCGCTGGCGTCGAGATCGTGGCGGCGTCGCTGCCGCACTTCTGGATCGGCGTGGTGCTGATCCTCGTGTTCTCCACCGGCCTCGGCTGGCTTCCGGCCGTGAGTGGATCCTCGCCGGCGGGGCTCGTGCTGCCGGTGCTCACGCTCGCGATCCCCCTCGCCGGGTTCCTCGGGCAGATCATGCGGGAGGCGCTGCTCGACGCCCTCGACTCCCCGTTCGCGCTGGCGGCTCGCGCCCGCGGCGAGTCCGAGGCCGGCGTGCGGCTGCGGCACGCGCTGCGGCACGCGGCGTCCCCCGGGATCGCGCTGTCCGGATGGGCGTTCGGCTTCCTCATCTCGGGCGCCGTGGTCGTCGAGCAGATCTTCGCCCGGCCCGGCCTCGGACGCACCGCGCTCTCGGCCGTGACCAGCAGGGACGTGCCGGTCATCGTCGGCGTGGTCCTCGTGGTCGCGGTCGTCTACATCGTGCTCACGGCCGTGACCGACCTGCTCGCGCGGATCGTGGACCCGCGGCTCGTCGACGCGCGCCCGGGAGACGTGCCCGCGGGCTCGAGCGCTCCCGTCCTCGCGGGCGCTCCGGGTGCTCCCGTCGCGGACGCCGACCCGCGGACGTCCGACGTACGGGCATCCGATGTCCCCTCGGCCACGCGATGA